The Nothobranchius furzeri strain GRZ-AD chromosome 8, NfurGRZ-RIMD1, whole genome shotgun sequence sequence aagaaaaggacaacaggAGCACAGgcgcatacgtggcaggagtctcagataaacttagaagaatcttttttttggggggggcttatgatgatgatgacccgcacttgtatagcgcctctcagagtaaggactccaaagcgctttacactacagtgtataattcatccattcacgcacacattcatacactggtggggatgagaggcgaggctgccgagcacaggtgtcaccggaccctccgaccaccaccagcaggcaaggtgggttaagtgtcttgcccaaggacacaacagcagaattctctgtccggagccgggattgaacctgcaaccttctgattactggacaacccactcaacctgttgagctactgcatgTTTCACCTTTCCAACACCTATGCATCTCTGAATCTAATTCCCatacagtttcagtctaggtcacactttCTTGCATCTAATCAATGGAACAATTCCCTCACAATACAGGCTAATGACCCCAACGACTCACCGGGAGGTTGGGAAGAGGGGTATGCACAGGTAGTTTCTCCTTGCTAAATAACAGTAGACAGCAACATTTTATAAACTTGACCCTCCCCATTCCAGAAGTCTAGTTGCCTTCAttcgaacccctttggattaccatgatctggatgactgagaatcttcACTGGCAAACTGAGAGTGAAGGGTTCTCTGTGTCCAAAAACAGCAAATAAAGTTCTTTCTCACATTAAAGCGTATGTGCTTGGTGAGCTGGAAGTGGTCAGCATACATCCGAAAGTAGTCCATGATGAGGGAGTTGTGCATGAAGTTTGGGAATTCTGCAGGAATGGGGAAGTCACTGAAACACATCCTCTCCTTGGAGGTGTTGATGATGACTGAGTGGTAGATGCTGGCCCGGTCTGGTTCTGGATTCTCCTGCAAATGACACAACCAGAGGCTCAGAGGAAGCAGAACTTCATCTCCTCCTCCAGCATGCACCATCATCACCCACCTTAAACCTCCAGAGACCTCCAATGTCATTGCTGCTTTCATAGCAGATGGGCTCCAGCCCTTCATCCAGGCAGCATTTAATACAGGCCAGACCTGAACTCCCTCCTCCTACTATGGCCACACGACGAGTCATGCTGCAGCTATGGGGAACAAGTCAGTTCAAAAGGGGTTGAGCTGCCAGCAAAGATCAGGCATCCATGTAACAAGGGAAAACCgtcattaaaaaaaatcagataACCAGATGGCCTTCTTGACAAACATAAAAAACTcaataataaaacaaatgtttaatTTGAATTGCACAAATTAAAATGTACAACATAAGTTCATGAGTAACATTTTCGACAGATCTAGGAAAAACAATGCAATGCACACAATGCTTTTAGTCAACTTTCAACAACCTGAAAACAATGTTCCTTATGTTTAAATgtacacaaaataaaacatttttaagtaTCTTACTTTTTCAGTCTAGAGAAGAACACTTCTTCTGATGCCTGATTCTGTTTAGCAGGTGGAGTGTGACTGAACACTGACCCTGGATTTTATTTCTGCAGAGAGGGCAAAGTCAACAAGACTTCTGGCATGCAACACGCTACATTTAACAATCATTTGCTAATGCAGACCACACCTATTAGAAGTGGAGTTTTGAGGAACCTTTCTGGTTACACTGGACAAGTCCAGCACTCTCCAGGTCAGGGGTGCCAAACCCTGATCATTGAGAGCTCCTATCCAGCATGTCTTAGTTGTTTCCCAGTTCCAGCATGCCCTATTCAATGATTATATGACCCATTTAGCAAGTCATCAAGTTCTGCAGAATCATGTTAACCTCCCAATTATTGGAATCAGGTACACCTAAGGAGAGAAACATGTAAAATTAGCTGGATAGGGACTGTCAAGTACCAGGGTTGGACACCACTGCTTTTAGGTATTACTGAAAATGACTAAGCACTTACAGACATGCAATTCTGATTCTTCATGAAACACGAAAGACAAATTTATAATTTAATATAATatgtgcctgcctgcctgcctgactGACCACGGAACCTGCCTATCTCCTTAGTGCCTGTCTGAACCGGAGTTATCATCTTTATTGGCAGCCCTCACCGCAGAATGCTGTTGCTGTTTTCAGGAGGTCAGTCACTCTCCGTAATTTATCTGATCATCTCCCTCGCTGACTGTTTTCTGTCTCCCAGGCCGGAACCGACTCCAGCGGGTCCCAATCGCTATATCAAGTCCTTAAACATTTTAAACGTTCTCTGTGTGGCTGTTGTTGGATCCGGCTGGTCGATGCTAGGTCTGACCATGACAAAGAATAAAATTTACAACCTAATTTGAAAATCCGCAAAATTCTTTTGACAGATTtaaaaaatataaacatttttgAATGCAAAACTGCTATACAAAATCTGAAAATATCATTCCTGATCTTAAAATgcacataaaaataaaatgaacggTCTTACTTTATCGGTCCAGAGAAGAACAGCTTCTTCGAGGCCTGGTTTTGATGAGCAGTTTGAGTGTGACTGAACATTGACCCTGAATTTGTTCTGGCAGAAAAGTCAACAGGGCTTCTGACATCCAAAACATTACATATAACAATTATTTGCTATTGCAGACCACACCCATTAGAGGAGTTCAGGGAACCTCTCTGGTTTAAAAAGCCCAGCAGCACCGTCCAGGTCAGGGTTGCCAAACCATGGTTGTTGTGAGCCCTATTTTTACTCCATTCCACCATGTCCTTTTCAATGATTAAATGATCCATTCAGCAAGTGATCGAGCTCTGCAGAATCATGATATTCACCCAGTTTTTGAAATCAGGAGCGCCAAAACAGAGAAAAGGGTAACATTTTGGCTTTAAggcttttatttttgttattttaaggtcttactatatatatatatattttttaatgtgATCTTAAATTTTatggtatttttttctttttacctttTATGTTAAACCATTTTGTCACCTTCCAGGGGTGTGGAAATTGCTCtacatataaataaacttgattttCTGGATAcaggccctcaaggaccaggttTGGACATCCTTGATATTAGGTATTACTAAGCACTTAAGACATGCATTTTGATACTTCATGAAGCTAGAAAGAAAAATGTGTAAGTTAATATAATCTGTGCAACAGTGATATGAGACATCTATAGAAGTGCTCAAAAGGAAGCAAGTAAACCCAAAATAATAAAGGCCCCAAACTAAACCCTGAGGCACACCACCACAATGATGGCCAGAGGATCTCCTCGAACTTTTAGTAGCCACAGAACGATCATAAAGGCAGGAAGAAAATGCAAACTAAATACAATGCATCATTACAAACAAGGATGTTCAATCTGCTGTTTGGTCAGAGAGTGGGACTACCAGTAACCAGTTTCTTTGTTCTGATTCTAAAACTACTTAAGGTGTTTTGCAGAAAACCATTAGTTTGTAGTACATAAATTACAGAATTTCTCTAACTTAATCCCAGTTGACATTGTATATAATCTAATAAACCAATAAAAAATCCTCGTATGTATACTGGTTTTTATTGTTTGTGGagaataaaaaaaagattttctgcaTAAATTACTTTTTTAACAATTATAAAAATGCTCAGAATGAAAGCAGTTTCATGCTACTCTTCATTTACATAGGCAAAAACACAGTAAGACATACAAATACAGTATTTATTGGGTTTATTGAAAAGGTTTGACTATTTCAATGACAAATTACTAAAAAAAATGCTAGTTTTCTATACACTTCATATATTTTTATCCTATAAACTGGTATGTGATGGTTGACAATGTTGATGCTGTGTTTAAGAAGCCTACAAAGCAAAAGAAATGCATTTAAGCAAAAACTGTTGTTTATTTCCAACCCTTAAATTTAGCCATCTCACAGCTATAGAGAATTACCACAGAAGTGCTAAACTGAAGTACTGAGCTGAATAACACTCTTGTGTAGTATAAGATTGGGTTTAGTAAACAaagttattgaagtattttggatATTTCTGTAGATAAGAACAAAGTTTCCCTTCATGAACATTAGCTAATACTGTAAATACAGCAGAATCATTCACTAGTGAAATTTGCATTACTATGCAGTGAGGTATGCTCTAATGTTGTCCAGCAAAGCGGTGGGATCCTGCAGGAAAGCCGGAAAGTTGTTCCTGTGGTGGTAGGCCCACACGCCCACAGCTGCGGTGAACATGATCAGAGGCCACTTGGAAGCTTTCTTGGGTTTGGGCTCATCAGACAGCCTGGTCTGCAAGGGTTTAGCTACTCTCTCCCACTGGGTGAAGATGGCCTGGCGTGCTCCGACCCACTTTCCTGGTCCTCTGAGGCGGTACTGGTATGGGGTGCTAGGACCCAGCAGCACTTTCAGTCCCAGCTGAGGGTCGGTCAGCAGCATCCTCATGATTCTGGGACGAACTCCCACTAACTCTGCAATCTGGTCCATGTAGTCAACATAGTCCACTTGGATGGTATGTCTCGGACTGGCGACGTATCTAATAGTGGGATTAAAGTTAAAAACATGTAGACAATTATCTGGTTACAAATGAAACTTGTATAGCAGGTAACCATAAAGGTGATTCATGGTGTACCTTTTAGCCATGGCTTCCTGCTTACACTTGATATCTCTGAGCATAGCAGCTGCTGGAGGAAGCTTTATGCAGCCTGGTGAAAAAAGACCCGCATTTGTTTAATTAGTAAACAATGAATTAGTCTATGAACGAAAAAGAAAGCCTTACCTTTGAAGACTCGAGTGGCCCATCTAGCCTGCATCTCAGAAATGGGCATGATGGCGCCCAGTGGCTGCACCAGACCAATGATAGCCAGCGTGGGGTGGTCCAGTTCAGGAGGAAACACGTACTTGTACAGAGATGCTTTGTTCTCTGTCACTGAAACCACTCTAGAATCCAGGAATGGGTAGGAGAACTTGTAGCCTGTTGCAAACACCTACAGGATAAAAATAAGTTCACGTCAGTTGTCAAGCCACCTAATTACTGTGTCAATGTCTAAAAGAACAAGACACGCAGAACATCATTAAGAATCAAAGAGGAAAATTAAACGTACCACCAGGTCAATATCTTCTACGATGCTTCCATCCTCAAACTCCACGCTGGAGCCCTGAAATTGGCGGATGTTTGGTTTCACTTGAACAGTTCCAGATAGGATGCGGTTTGGAAGTTCATCATTTATGGTGGGATGTTGGCTGAATAACCTGAGAAACATAAAAGACATAATACACAAAGTAGAAGAGTTGTACAACTGTAGAAAATTATGAGATACCAGTTTTATTAATTTAGTACAAAATGAAGAGTTCATTATACAAAAGCAGGTAAAAACCATTTTGATTAAAATGTCCAAACTTTATTTAGACTGATCTCTGGTGCAAATGACAACATTATATACTTTAAAACATGTCTGCATTTTTGCAGGTTTTATCTTGCAAATGAACTCTTCAATTTACAAAGCAGTTTCAATGAACAAATAGTGTTCTTTAGCAAGGATGCAGGAAAAACATTTTTCAGACAGTATTTAAATAATCTTCAGTTTTAGTACATGTAGCTGTTATGGTTGGCCATGGTAACAGGAAATAACACAAATAGACAGAATTCCTTTTCCAAACTTTTTACGAACATGCGTCACATATAGCAGTCAGGCATCCATCTTCCCTCTCTCACCTATGTTCTCTCATcatctactgccccctagcgGTAGACCACAGCAGCACAATAGGTCAGGCGTAAATCTACAAAAAGCTCACGTCACTAAAAAGTTAATGTACTTCAGATATTCATAAATTAATGTTTAACTCATAGTATGCACAAACACTAACAATGATTGACTTTGTATTTGACTTGTCATTTGAACGGCAGCTATGCATTTCTGAAGGATCAgataaagaaagacagaaagatggTAAATTATCCCCACCTGGTTGTTAGTTAATGTCAACTAGGGATATAGTTGGGGGCAATGGATGGAATACTTCAAACCAACTAAGACGTGTTGAAGTGAGGAATCAGAGCTGGACCAATCTCTAGGGTAGAAGTAATCTAGGTGTTTAACAGCTAcatcaggggtgtccaatcctggtcttaAGAGAGCTaccattcagcatgttttagatgattTCCTGCTCCAATTCACATGATTCAATGGTTGATTCCCCTATCCAGAAGCTCAAGCTCTGCAGAATCCCATTaatcacccactgattaaaatcagatctgttggagcagagaaacatccaCGATGTAGAGGTTGTTCTGCTAATGTATGCTAAATAGATGCCCTCGAAGATCAGGGCCCTCATTTAGCAACCATACTTGTGCACAGACCTGTGCGCATTTTGTGTGTTAGAAACAATTTTACACATCATgtggtattcatcattttgtacTTGAGTGTGGAAATGTTCCCAAACATAAAAAAAGGCTCTGACCTTGCAtacaaacagcatctagtggtaggacAGGGGAACTGCaatactgaaggtctcagtcgtccacacatgttcctcatccactaATTATTATATGCAATAAATAATTATATCAGTGGAAAATTAGCTTTATTACATAACGAGTGTTACATTTTGTAATGAGGCTAAATTAGAATTCAAAACAACAACTTCACTTTCAGTTTTAAAAAACTTCTCCGTAgaaatatttttgaatttgacTTTGATGGATGTGTTAGTGTTTACAAATTTAGTCTATAGTCATATTGAGAAAA is a genomic window containing:
- the LOC107397097 gene encoding flavin-containing monooxygenase 5 isoform X3, with product MTRRVAIVGGGSSGLACIKCCLDEGLEPICYESSNDIGGLWRFKENPEPDRASIYHSVIINTSKEMMCFSDFPIPAEFPNFMHNSLIMDYFRMYADHFQLTKHIRFNTKVLQIKRRSDFSRSGQWDVETENRDGKREKHIFDAVMICIGHHCQPNLPLHDFPGIETFKGKYFHSRDYKTPEEWRNKKVVVIGIGNSGGDIAVELSRVTKQLYLSTRRGAWILNRVGEGGIPLDLQFNRVVDFFRRILPFGVFCSLGESQLNRRFNHALYSLKPKHRLFSQHPTINDELPNRILSGTVQVKPNIRQFQGSSVEFEDGSIVEDIDLVVFATGYKFSYPFLDSRVVSVTENKASLYKYVFPPELDHPTLAIIGLVQPLGAIMPISEMQARWATRVFKGCIKLPPAAAMLRDIKCKQEAMAKRYVASPRHTIQVDYVDYMDQIAELVGVRPRIMRMLLTDPQLGLKVLLGPSTPYQYRLRGPGKWVGARQAIFTQWERVAKPLQTRLSDEPKPKKASKWPLIMFTAAVGVWAYHHRNNFPAFLQDPTALLDNIRAYLTA